One Salipiger sp. H15 DNA window includes the following coding sequences:
- a CDS encoding ABC transporter substrate-binding protein, with product MKKLSISLTALAASLAASAAFAGDKVVFGTNWLAQGGHGGFYQALADGTYEKYGLEVEIRQGGPQVNNRPMLIAGKLDFLMAGNLLLSFDNVRNGIPTTVVAAIFQKDPQALIAHKGAYESWEDLANAPEILLSKDGQFSYWKWMVQDFGFRDEQVRPYNYNLAQFLSDEKMVQQAYATAEPLYAAAEGADVATYLMADHGWNTYATTIETRQQMIDENPELVQRFVDASIEGWYTFLYGDHTAGYEAIIAANPELTVEKLDAEMAQVRELGIIDSGDALELGIGAMTDARIADFYETAVNSGILEEGDLDLSKVADTSFVNKGHGIKIKTAAKGN from the coding sequence ATGAAAAAGCTTTCCATTTCCCTGACCGCGCTGGCCGCGTCGCTGGCCGCCTCGGCCGCCTTCGCCGGCGACAAGGTCGTCTTTGGCACCAACTGGCTCGCGCAGGGCGGCCACGGCGGCTTCTACCAGGCGCTGGCTGACGGCACCTACGAGAAATACGGCCTCGAGGTCGAGATCCGCCAGGGCGGCCCGCAGGTGAACAACCGCCCGATGCTGATCGCCGGCAAGCTCGACTTCCTGATGGCGGGCAACCTGCTGCTCTCGTTCGACAACGTGCGCAACGGCATCCCGACCACCGTGGTCGCGGCGATCTTCCAGAAGGACCCGCAGGCGCTGATCGCCCACAAGGGCGCCTATGAAAGCTGGGAAGACCTGGCGAACGCGCCGGAGATCCTGCTCTCCAAGGACGGCCAGTTCTCCTACTGGAAATGGATGGTGCAGGACTTCGGCTTCCGTGACGAGCAGGTCCGCCCCTACAACTACAACCTCGCGCAGTTCCTGAGCGACGAGAAGATGGTGCAGCAGGCCTATGCCACCGCCGAGCCGCTCTATGCCGCGGCCGAGGGCGCGGACGTGGCGACCTACCTGATGGCGGACCACGGCTGGAACACCTACGCCACCACCATCGAGACCCGCCAGCAGATGATCGACGAGAACCCCGAGCTGGTGCAGCGCTTCGTCGATGCCTCGATCGAAGGCTGGTACACCTTCCTCTACGGCGACCATACCGCGGGCTACGAGGCGATCATCGCCGCCAACCCCGAACTGACCGTCGAGAAGCTCGACGCCGAGATGGCGCAGGTGCGCGAGCTCGGCATCATCGACAGCGGCGACGCGCTCGAGCTCGGCATCGGCGCGATGACCGATGCGCGCATCGCCGACTTCTACGAGACCGCGGTGAACAGCGGCATCCTCGAGGAAGGCGATCTCGACCTCTCGAAGGTGGCCGACACCTCCTTCGTCAACAAGGGCCACGGCATCAAGATCAAGACCGCCGCCAAGGGCAACTGA
- a CDS encoding NAD(P)H-dependent oxidoreductase gives MRVLIVFAHPGRESYGAALFATAREALLRAGHEVETIDLYAEGFDPVLSAEDWADYIPNTDRLIAKVAPHVAALRRAEGLVLVYPTWMYGPPAILKGWLERVWLPGVAFEVATGSKKRATGRLTNIRHFAVITTSGSPWWWLRLIRDPGRSMLARGYRVLFHPRCRVTWLQLHDMNHRKPKHLKAFLGKVQNRLSRFGGPASEGKRDERRTSEA, from the coding sequence GTGCGCGTCCTGATCGTCTTTGCCCATCCGGGCCGGGAAAGCTACGGCGCCGCCCTTTTCGCCACGGCCCGCGAGGCACTCTTGCGGGCCGGGCACGAGGTCGAGACCATCGACCTCTACGCCGAGGGGTTCGATCCGGTGCTCTCTGCCGAGGACTGGGCCGACTACATCCCCAACACCGACCGGCTGATCGCCAAGGTGGCGCCGCATGTCGCGGCGCTGCGCCGGGCCGAGGGGCTGGTGCTGGTCTATCCCACCTGGATGTACGGCCCGCCCGCCATCCTCAAGGGCTGGCTCGAGCGCGTCTGGCTGCCCGGCGTCGCCTTCGAGGTGGCCACGGGGTCGAAGAAGCGCGCCACCGGGCGGCTCACCAACATCCGGCACTTCGCGGTGATCACCACCTCGGGCTCGCCCTGGTGGTGGCTGCGGCTGATCCGCGATCCGGGGCGGTCGATGCTGGCGCGGGGCTACCGGGTGCTGTTCCATCCGCGTTGCCGCGTGACCTGGTTGCAGCTACACGACATGAACCACCGCAAGCCGAAACATCTGAAGGCCTTCCTCGGGAAGGTCCAAAACCGTCTGTCCCGGTTCGGCGGGCCCGCAAGCGAGGGAAAGCGTGATGAGCGCCGCACGTCTGAAGCGTAA
- a CDS encoding TetR family transcriptional regulator C-terminal domain-containing protein, whose protein sequence is MSAARLKRKEIHDAIREAALREFASTGLSGTSTQQLAKAAGITKAQLHYYITSKEDLYREVLDGIIGQWRDIFFVGESDDPAEVITSYVRLKLRLSLDCPEASRLFLQELGRGAPEMGSKWDGLHLSVRKATAVIQRWIDEGRMNPVDPLLFMMNIWAVTQHYADYELQSRRVLGVAPGAAMDYERIAEEAVHLFLARAGLSGKDKT, encoded by the coding sequence ATGAGCGCCGCACGTCTGAAGCGTAAGGAAATCCACGACGCGATCCGCGAGGCGGCGCTGCGCGAATTTGCCAGCACCGGCCTGTCGGGCACCTCGACCCAGCAGCTGGCCAAGGCGGCGGGGATCACCAAGGCGCAGCTGCACTATTACATCACCTCCAAGGAAGACCTCTACCGCGAGGTGCTCGACGGCATCATCGGCCAGTGGCGGGACATCTTCTTCGTCGGCGAATCCGATGACCCCGCCGAGGTGATAACCAGCTACGTGCGGCTCAAGCTGCGCCTGTCGCTCGACTGCCCCGAGGCCTCGCGCCTGTTCCTGCAGGAGCTGGGACGCGGCGCGCCCGAGATGGGCTCGAAATGGGACGGGCTGCACCTGTCGGTGCGCAAGGCGACGGCGGTGATCCAGCGCTGGATCGACGAGGGCCGGATGAACCCGGTCGACCCGCTGCTCTTCATGATGAACATCTGGGCGGTGACCCAGCACTACGCCGACTACGAATTGCAGAGCCGCCGCGTGCTCGGCGTCGCGCCCGGGGCCGCGATGGATTACGAGCGCATCGCCGAGGAGGCGGTGCACCTCTTCCTCGCCCGCGCCGGCCTTTCCGGGAAGGACAAGACCTGA
- a CDS encoding RidA family protein, with the protein MKALAPQSIAAPFGHYSHGIAAGPVVVTSGQLALCPDGSIPEGVEAQADFVFAALRAILAEDGLDFSDVLRFSSFVTRREDMKGYMAARDRACAGLAVKPASTLMIVSGFTRPEFLVEIEALALRRG; encoded by the coding sequence ATGAAAGCCCTCGCCCCGCAGAGCATCGCCGCCCCCTTCGGGCACTACTCGCACGGCATCGCCGCCGGGCCCGTGGTGGTCACCTCCGGCCAGCTGGCGCTGTGCCCCGATGGCAGCATCCCCGAGGGGGTCGAGGCGCAGGCCGATTTCGTCTTCGCCGCGCTGCGCGCGATCCTCGCCGAGGACGGGCTCGATTTCTCGGATGTGCTGCGCTTCTCGTCCTTCGTCACCCGGCGCGAGGACATGAAGGGCTACATGGCCGCCCGCGACCGCGCCTGCGCGGGTCTCGCGGTGAAACCCGCCTCGACGCTGATGATCGTCTCGGGCTTCACCCGGCCCGAGTTCCTTGTCGAGATCGAGGCGCTGGCGCTGCGCCGGGGCTGA
- a CDS encoding Hint domain-containing protein, with protein MVENGVGGAYVRPTWEQSERVTIVVTDDDTSLSGGGASLDGSEQTATATDASGAVIASGKLYIGSVSLVTAPDGTTIHVYEMRIEGYGSPVGYVTDAPITPGVTYTYAGAGSVPAGGVEYGSLDAQAYERDDANTMTGGNFSDSLDGGAGDDVISGGGGNDTLTYGEGNDTVYGGDGNDVIDDISGSQYYGANLLYGGAGDDLIYGGWGNDTIYGDDGNDTIHGEGDDDSIEGGAGNDLIYGGDGNDTIDAGSGSNTVWGGAGDDRIDDETGPILTGGNEFHGGDGDDTIFSGDSADTVYGDAGADRIDAEGGNDSVWGGSGDDTIYAGSGNDTVWGDADNDSIEGGSGDDQLWGGTGDDVLKGGDGVDALYGEEGNDTLDGGAGDDSLWGGDGNDSLWGGDGNDNLSGDAGNDSMNGGLGDDTLWAGTGDDWLWGDGGSDRFYIGNADGYDLIFGGEDGDDSDIDALDFFWASDPVSVTFGGWEFGSYEVGTAGSTGQFWEIEQVVGGTGSDTVDASASGSDAQIYGMAGDDSLTGGSGADTIDGGEGSDTLTGGAGDDVLTGGDGSDSYVFTPGGGDDTVTDFDMTLDADGRTTDRLDTSALQDSDGETVNTWDVTVSDDGAGNAVLTFPTGESVVLMGVSPASISSDETLHAMGVPCLVGGTLIAVPGGWTPVEDLRAGDLVMTETGAQPILWAGARTVGAEEIEADPMLAPVVIQPGALGNRTELRLSRQHCIAVTDPASGRPALVRAGHLAERRGARVRVARGAREVGYHHLLLPAHALLNAGGLLVESLWPGPTALRALGLRAQVELAGALPHLAPAIWGTQPVSALYGPPALPLLPGAEVREGQGPMLPLLPGPSARQAARAEA; from the coding sequence GTGGTCGAAAACGGGGTCGGCGGCGCCTACGTGCGCCCGACCTGGGAGCAGTCCGAGCGGGTGACCATCGTCGTCACCGACGACGACACCAGCCTGAGCGGTGGCGGCGCCTCTCTCGACGGCAGCGAGCAGACCGCCACGGCCACCGATGCCAGCGGCGCGGTCATCGCTTCGGGCAAGCTCTACATCGGCAGCGTCAGCCTCGTCACCGCGCCCGACGGCACCACCATCCACGTCTACGAGATGCGGATCGAGGGCTACGGCAGCCCGGTCGGCTATGTCACCGATGCGCCGATCACCCCCGGGGTCACCTACACCTATGCCGGGGCCGGGTCAGTCCCGGCGGGCGGGGTCGAGTACGGCAGCCTTGATGCGCAGGCCTACGAGCGCGACGACGCCAACACCATGACCGGCGGGAATTTCTCGGACTCGCTCGACGGCGGCGCCGGGGATGACGTGATCTCGGGTGGCGGCGGCAACGACACGCTGACCTACGGCGAGGGCAACGACACCGTCTACGGCGGCGACGGCAACGACGTCATCGACGACATCTCCGGCTCGCAGTACTACGGCGCGAACCTGCTCTACGGCGGCGCCGGCGACGACCTGATCTACGGCGGCTGGGGCAACGACACGATCTACGGCGACGATGGCAACGATACCATCCACGGCGAGGGCGACGACGACTCGATCGAGGGCGGGGCGGGCAACGACCTGATCTACGGCGGTGATGGCAACGATACCATCGACGCGGGCAGCGGCTCGAACACGGTCTGGGGCGGGGCGGGCGACGACCGCATCGACGATGAGACCGGCCCGATCCTCACCGGCGGCAACGAGTTCCACGGCGGCGACGGCGATGACACGATCTTCTCGGGCGACAGCGCCGACACGGTCTACGGCGACGCCGGGGCCGACCGGATCGACGCCGAGGGCGGCAACGACAGCGTCTGGGGCGGCAGCGGCGACGACACGATCTATGCCGGCAGCGGCAACGACACGGTCTGGGGCGACGCCGACAACGACAGCATCGAGGGCGGCAGCGGCGACGACCAGCTCTGGGGCGGAACCGGCGACGACGTGCTGAAGGGCGGCGACGGGGTCGACGCGCTCTACGGCGAGGAGGGCAACGACACGCTCGACGGCGGCGCGGGGGACGACTCGCTCTGGGGTGGGGACGGCAACGACAGCCTCTGGGGCGGCGACGGCAACGACAACCTCTCGGGTGACGCCGGCAACGACTCGATGAACGGCGGGCTCGGCGACGACACGCTCTGGGCCGGGACCGGGGACGACTGGCTCTGGGGCGACGGCGGCTCCGACCGGTTCTACATCGGCAATGCCGACGGCTACGACCTCATCTTCGGCGGCGAGGACGGCGACGACTCGGACATCGACGCGCTGGATTTCTTCTGGGCCTCGGACCCGGTCTCGGTCACCTTCGGCGGCTGGGAGTTCGGCAGCTACGAGGTCGGCACGGCGGGCTCGACCGGCCAGTTCTGGGAAATCGAGCAGGTCGTCGGCGGCACCGGCAGTGACACGGTCGACGCCTCGGCCAGCGGCAGCGACGCGCAGATCTACGGCATGGCGGGCGACGACAGCCTGACCGGCGGCAGCGGCGCGGACACGATCGACGGCGGCGAGGGCAGCGACACGCTCACCGGCGGCGCGGGTGACGACGTGCTGACCGGCGGCGACGGCAGCGACAGCTACGTCTTCACCCCGGGCGGCGGCGACGACACGGTCACCGACTTCGACATGACGCTGGACGCGGACGGCCGGACCACCGACCGGCTCGACACCAGCGCGCTTCAGGACAGCGACGGCGAGACGGTCAACACCTGGGACGTGACGGTCTCGGACGACGGCGCGGGCAACGCCGTGCTGACCTTCCCGACGGGCGAGAGCGTGGTGCTGATGGGGGTCTCCCCGGCCAGCATCAGCTCGGACGAGACGCTGCATGCGATGGGCGTGCCCTGCCTCGTCGGCGGCACGCTCATCGCCGTGCCGGGTGGCTGGACTCCGGTCGAGGATCTGCGCGCGGGCGATCTGGTGATGACGGAAACCGGCGCGCAGCCGATCCTCTGGGCCGGGGCGCGCACCGTCGGCGCCGAGGAGATCGAGGCCGACCCGATGCTCGCCCCCGTGGTGATCCAGCCCGGCGCGCTTGGCAACCGCACCGAGCTGCGCCTGTCGCGCCAGCATTGCATCGCGGTGACAGATCCTGCCTCGGGGCGTCCGGCGCTGGTGCGCGCGGGCCATCTGGCCGAGCGGCGCGGCGCGCGGGTGCGCGTGGCACGCGGCGCGCGAGAGGTGGGCTATCACCACCTGCTGCTGCCAGCCCACGCGCTGCTCAACGCCGGGGGGCTGCTGGTCGAGAGCCTCTGGCCCGGACCGACGGCGCTGCGGGCGCTCGGGCTCCGGGCGCAGGTCGAGCTTGCCGGCGCCCTGCCGCATCTCGCGCCCGCGATCTGGGGCACGCAGCCGGTGAGCGCGCTCTACGGCCCGCCCGCGCTGCCGCTGCTGCCGGGCGCCGAGGTGCGCGAGGGGCAGGGCCCGATGCTTCCTCTGCTGCCGGGTCCCTCGGCGCGACAGGCGGCACGGGCGGAGGCCTGA
- a CDS encoding class 1 fructose-bisphosphatase, which produces MLILPADHPPRGDALHARLADSGAARIVRHIAEALPAVADRLAEGLMTGDPAQIVGDNQSGDAQKALDVGAHEHMLKALAGCNVRHVLSEEAEAVVTLDPEGEFDVAMDPIDGSGSIGICALLGMLFVIYPAGDGSFRRPGTEAVAAGYACFGHSVDFAWSVGDGVHIATLDRRAGDFRITSENIRLKPATSMIAVNASNERHWAPGLQAYASDMRAGREGPLGKDYNMRWLAAAVGDLHRIMLKGGAFLYPQDGRKGHGQGRLRLAYEAVPIAFMVEQAGGRASDGRRRILELVPEAPHAFCPLIFGSSEEVARIEHYIAQHG; this is translated from the coding sequence ATGCTGATACTTCCCGCCGACCACCCTCCCCGCGGCGACGCGCTGCACGCCCGCCTCGCGGACAGCGGCGCCGCGCGCATCGTGCGCCATATCGCCGAGGCCCTGCCCGCGGTGGCGGACCGGCTCGCCGAGGGGCTGATGACCGGCGATCCGGCGCAGATCGTCGGCGACAACCAGAGCGGCGACGCGCAGAAGGCGCTCGACGTCGGCGCGCACGAGCACATGCTGAAGGCGCTCGCCGGCTGCAACGTCCGCCACGTCCTCTCGGAAGAGGCGGAGGCGGTGGTCACGCTCGATCCCGAGGGCGAATTCGACGTCGCCATGGACCCGATCGACGGCTCGGGCTCGATCGGCATCTGCGCGCTTCTGGGCATGCTCTTCGTGATCTACCCCGCCGGTGACGGCAGCTTCCGCCGCCCGGGGACCGAGGCGGTGGCGGCGGGCTATGCCTGCTTCGGCCATTCGGTGGATTTCGCCTGGTCGGTGGGCGATGGCGTGCACATCGCCACGCTCGACCGGCGCGCGGGGGATTTCCGCATCACCTCCGAGAACATCCGCCTCAAGCCCGCCACCTCGATGATCGCCGTCAACGCCTCGAACGAGCGGCACTGGGCGCCGGGGCTGCAGGCCTATGCCAGCGACATGCGCGCCGGCAGGGAGGGGCCGCTCGGCAAGGATTACAACATGCGCTGGCTGGCGGCGGCGGTCGGGGACCTGCACCGGATCATGCTCAAGGGCGGCGCCTTCCTCTACCCGCAGGACGGGCGCAAGGGTCACGGGCAGGGGCGGCTGCGGCTCGCCTACGAGGCGGTCCCGATCGCCTTCATGGTCGAGCAGGCCGGCGGCCGGGCGAGCGACGGGCGGCGGCGGATCCTCGAGCTGGTCCCCGAGGCGCCGCACGCCTTCTGCCCGCTGATCTTCGGCTCCTCGGAAGAGGTGGCGCGGATCGAGCACTACATCGCGCAACACGGATAG
- a CDS encoding ester cyclase, with the protein MDRDALRKTYRGYIDCLNARDWQRLDRFVGAAVRYNGAVIGLEGYRAMLRADVAAIPDLRFEIATLVADPPVVASRLLFDCTPVGMLFGLPVNGRHLHFEENVFYTFADGRIDDVRSIIDKAAIAAQL; encoded by the coding sequence ATGGACCGGGACGCATTGCGAAAGACCTATCGCGGCTACATCGACTGCCTGAACGCCCGCGACTGGCAGCGGCTCGACCGCTTCGTCGGCGCGGCGGTGCGCTACAACGGCGCGGTGATCGGGCTCGAGGGCTACCGCGCCATGCTGCGCGCAGATGTCGCGGCGATCCCCGACCTGCGGTTCGAGATCGCGACGCTCGTGGCCGACCCGCCGGTCGTGGCAAGCCGGCTCCTCTTCGACTGCACGCCCGTCGGGATGCTCTTCGGCCTGCCTGTGAACGGCAGGCACCTGCACTTCGAGGAGAACGTGTTCTACACCTTCGCGGACGGCCGGATCGACGACGTGCGCTCGATCATCGACAAGGCCGCCATCGCGGCGCAGCTCTGA
- a CDS encoding urate hydroxylase PuuD, with translation MQDLAIIWDWLGFAVRWLHVVTAIAWIGSSFYFIALDLGLRKVPHLPVGAHGEEWQVHGGGFYHIQKYLVAPEAMPDHLTWFKWESYATWLSGAGLLMIVYWAGGELFLLDPTKMELSLFQGIVISALSLTVGWLIYDRLCKSPLGERPTLLMLLLFAMLVAMSWGYNQVFTGRAALLHLGAFTATIMTANVFFIIMPNQRIVVDDLKSGRTPDPKYGKIAKLRSTHNNYLTLPVVFLMLSNHYPLAFATDYAWIIPCLVFLMGVTIRHFFNSMHARKGTPYWTWAVTALLFIAIAWLSTAPMMDTYEEAEARPLTAAEQKFASAAGFEEAYHAVIGNCSMCHAREPSWDGLHHPPKGVVLETQSDVARHARLIFLQAGASHAMPPPNAIQMDPGARRDIVHWFRAATKG, from the coding sequence ATGCAGGATCTTGCCATCATCTGGGACTGGCTCGGCTTCGCCGTGCGCTGGCTGCACGTGGTCACCGCGATCGCGTGGATCGGCTCGTCCTTCTACTTCATCGCGCTCGACCTCGGGCTGCGCAAGGTGCCGCACCTGCCCGTCGGCGCCCATGGCGAGGAGTGGCAGGTCCACGGCGGCGGTTTCTACCACATCCAGAAATACCTCGTCGCCCCCGAGGCGATGCCGGACCACCTGACCTGGTTCAAGTGGGAGAGCTACGCCACCTGGCTCTCGGGCGCGGGGCTGCTGATGATCGTCTACTGGGCCGGGGGCGAGCTCTTCCTGCTCGATCCCACGAAGATGGAGCTCTCGCTCTTCCAGGGCATCGTGATCTCGGCGCTGTCGCTCACCGTCGGCTGGCTGATCTATGACCGGCTCTGCAAGTCGCCCCTCGGCGAGCGGCCGACGCTGCTCATGCTGCTGCTCTTTGCCATGCTGGTGGCGATGTCCTGGGGCTACAACCAGGTGTTCACCGGCCGCGCGGCGCTGCTGCATCTCGGCGCCTTCACCGCGACGATCATGACCGCCAACGTCTTCTTCATCATCATGCCGAACCAGCGCATCGTGGTGGACGACCTCAAGAGCGGCCGCACCCCCGATCCGAAATACGGCAAGATCGCCAAGCTGCGCTCGACGCACAACAACTACCTGACGCTGCCCGTCGTCTTCCTGATGCTGTCGAACCACTACCCGCTGGCCTTCGCCACCGACTACGCCTGGATCATCCCCTGCCTCGTCTTCCTGATGGGCGTGACGATCCGGCATTTCTTCAACTCCATGCACGCGCGCAAGGGCACGCCCTACTGGACCTGGGCGGTGACCGCGCTGCTGTTCATCGCCATCGCCTGGCTCTCGACCGCGCCGATGATGGACACATACGAGGAGGCCGAGGCCCGGCCCCTCACCGCCGCCGAGCAGAAGTTCGCCTCCGCCGCCGGCTTCGAGGAGGCCTACCACGCGGTGATCGGCAACTGCTCGATGTGCCATGCGCGCGAGCCCTCGTGGGACGGGCTGCACCACCCGCCCAAGGGCGTGGTGCTGGAAACCCAGTCCGACGTCGCCCGCCACGCGCGGCTCATCTTCCTGCAGGCCGGCGCCAGCCACGCCATGCCCCCGCCCAACGCGATCCAGATGGACCCGGGCGCCCGCCGCGACATCGTCCACTGGTTCCGCGCCGCAACGAAGGGGTGA
- a CDS encoding aldehyde dehydrogenase family protein, which translates to MTFAFDPARLPLPNRHFIGGEYVAGPEALELRSPSTGRALGAIPCADAALVDRAVESARAALKSSGWAGLAPRARLRALCAWADLIEAEAETLARLEAVCSSRPYAAALVGDVMVTAEQIRFFAEFADKEAGTLVPTADSQFGFISDHPYGVIGAITPWNFPISMAAWKLGPALSAGNAVVLKPSEMTPYTTLYLAELAVRAGIPAGLINVVLGDGPTTGSAITGHPGIDKVSFTGSTRAGAAIMENIARTGIKPMTLELGGKSPMVVFADADLDVTADALVTGIIPNAGQFCVAGSRMIVEASVADELAAKLSERFAKITPSETHSAEAGFSPIISERQLQRIDSIVKAATEQGAELICGGGRFDHEGAFYRPTLIGGVDETSPAVREEIFGPVATFQTFETEEEAMRLASHPTYGLAAGLFTRDLSRALRLTRDLEAGTVWVNRYGRTRDHILPTGGWKASGLGKDLGREAYLANRRTKSVLIDL; encoded by the coding sequence ATGACTTTCGCTTTCGATCCCGCCCGGCTGCCGCTGCCGAACCGGCATTTCATCGGCGGGGAATATGTCGCGGGTCCGGAGGCGCTCGAGCTGCGCTCGCCCTCCACGGGCCGGGCGCTCGGCGCCATTCCCTGCGCCGATGCAGCGCTGGTGGACCGGGCCGTCGAGAGCGCGCGCGCCGCGCTGAAGAGCTCGGGCTGGGCCGGGCTCGCGCCGCGCGCCCGGCTGCGCGCGCTCTGTGCCTGGGCCGATCTCATCGAGGCGGAGGCCGAGACGCTGGCCCGGCTCGAGGCGGTCTGCTCCTCGCGCCCCTATGCCGCGGCGCTGGTCGGCGACGTCATGGTCACCGCCGAGCAGATCCGCTTCTTCGCCGAGTTCGCCGACAAGGAAGCGGGCACGCTGGTGCCGACGGCGGACAGCCAGTTCGGTTTCATCTCGGACCATCCCTACGGCGTGATCGGCGCGATCACCCCCTGGAACTTCCCGATCTCGATGGCCGCCTGGAAGCTGGGCCCGGCGCTCTCGGCGGGCAACGCGGTGGTGCTGAAGCCCTCCGAGATGACGCCCTACACCACGCTCTACCTTGCCGAACTGGCGGTGCGGGCGGGGATCCCGGCGGGGCTGATAAACGTGGTGCTGGGCGACGGGCCGACCACCGGCAGCGCGATCACCGGCCATCCCGGCATCGACAAGGTCTCCTTCACCGGCTCGACCCGCGCCGGGGCCGCGATCATGGAGAACATCGCCCGCACCGGCATCAAGCCGATGACGCTGGAGCTGGGCGGCAAGAGCCCGATGGTGGTCTTTGCCGATGCCGACCTCGACGTGACCGCCGACGCGCTGGTCACCGGGATCATCCCCAACGCCGGGCAGTTCTGCGTCGCGGGCTCGCGGATGATCGTCGAGGCGAGCGTGGCCGATGAACTCGCGGCAAAGCTCTCGGAGCGGTTCGCCAAGATCACCCCCTCGGAGACGCACAGCGCCGAGGCGGGCTTCTCGCCGATCATTTCCGAGCGGCAGTTGCAGCGCATCGACAGCATCGTGAAGGCGGCGACCGAGCAGGGGGCCGAACTCATCTGCGGAGGCGGGCGGTTCGACCACGAGGGCGCCTTCTACCGGCCGACGCTGATCGGCGGCGTCGACGAGACGAGCCCGGCGGTGCGCGAGGAGATCTTCGGGCCGGTGGCGACCTTCCAGACCTTCGAGACCGAGGAGGAGGCGATGCGCCTCGCCAGCCACCCGACCTATGGCCTTGCGGCGGGGCTCTTCACCCGCGACCTGTCGCGCGCGCTGCGGCTTACCCGCGACCTCGAGGCGGGCACGGTCTGGGTCAACCGCTACGGCCGCACCCGCGACCACATCCTGCCGACCGGCGGCTGGAAGGCGAGCGGGCTCGGCAAGGATCTGGGCCGTGAGGCCTACCTCGCGAACCGCCGTACCAAGTCGGTGCTGATCGACCTCTGA